The genomic segment TTCAGTACAGATTTGGAATCGCGCCAATCAACAGCAATTTCAAGACTTTTCACCCAGCGTCGATACCAGCGGCTATCCCCAGTACTACGTGCGCAATTTCCATCATCAAACCGATGGGTATTTCAGTGATTTCTCCGCCAATGTTTACGACTTACAAGTCGAACTGCTGTTTAACGGCTCTGCCGATGCCATGCGTCGCCGGATTCTTGCGCCATTACGCACCAGTTTGCAAGCCTTGAGTGATGTTGCGCCGAAGGCCGTCAAAATCCTGGATGTGGCCTGCGGGACGGGACGAACTCTGCGCATGATGAGGGGAATGTTGCCTCAGGCTTCGCTCTACGGCACGGATCTTTCTCCTGCCTATCTACGCAAGGCCAATCAGGTGTTATCCGAGTTGCCGGGAGAGTTGCCGCAACTTACCCAGAGTAATGCGGAGGAATTGCCCTATGTGGAGAATTACTTCCATGCCGTTACCTGTGTGTTTCTTTTCCATGAATTGCCTGCGCCAGTGCGCCAGAAGGTAATTGACCAGTGTTTTCGAGTCGTAAAGCCCGGTGGATCTTTCATCATTTGTGATTCCATTCAAATGAGTGATTCTCCAGAATTGGTTCCTGTGATGGAGAATTTTGCAGAGAATTTCCATGAGCCTTTCTACAGGAATTATATTCAGGATGACATCAGCGATCGCCTACATAGTGCCGGATTTGTAGAGATTACTGAACAAGTTCATTTTATGAGTAAGTATTGGATTGCTAAGAAACCGATGACGCCAATGCCAGCTTCTAGCCATACCAGCTTCTAACATTGTTGATACTGAAGGCTGAGCGATCGCCGATCGCGCTGCTGTATGTGGATAGGAATGTGGATAGGATTTATTGGATCAGCCGATGAAATTATGATTTCAACAGGCCATACATTCACATATTAAGTCGAGATCGGCCGCGGCAGTCGTAAAAGCGTAGGTGCCCCACAGGTTGCTTGGGTAAGGTTGCAACCTGTAGGAGCCTCACTCAAATTAGAACCCCAATCAAGGGAGGTATATGAATATCGATCATTGCACTACTCCCATGCCGACCGATCTTGAGTCAAGAGAAGGGGCATTGATCTCATTGTTTTTTTGAGATTAGGCAGGGAGCATTGTCAGATTTCATGAAAATATACTTTTTGTGATTGGGCTATGTCTACGGTGGACCCCAAAAACTGGACAGGTAGTTAAGCTCTGAAAACTCAAACTGTGATAGGAGTATTTCATGGGCAATAAACGCAAACAATACAGCGCCGACTTCAAAGCCAAAGTAGCCTTAGCGGC from the Alkalinema sp. FACHB-956 genome contains:
- a CDS encoding class I SAM-dependent methyltransferase — protein: MSTPLTPSDPLTKLAYQALQQTKSVFGLTHKTLSTRVLNAISPTGIIAPKRDSAAKPLSPELFAKIKQRVDQLQAIDWQDAEEGIYPKELLFDHPWGDFLRFYPLVCLDSVQIWNRANQQQFQDFSPSVDTSGYPQYYVRNFHHQTDGYFSDFSANVYDLQVELLFNGSADAMRRRILAPLRTSLQALSDVAPKAVKILDVACGTGRTLRMMRGMLPQASLYGTDLSPAYLRKANQVLSELPGELPQLTQSNAEELPYVENYFHAVTCVFLFHELPAPVRQKVIDQCFRVVKPGGSFIICDSIQMSDSPELVPVMENFAENFHEPFYRNYIQDDISDRLHSAGFVEITEQVHFMSKYWIAKKPMTPMPASSHTSF